The Parafrankia irregularis genome window below encodes:
- a CDS encoding esterase-like activity of phytase family protein encodes MTRLPTRWVIRTAGPAGTRPRPQPQPHPRPRRARAGLAAAVLAGLTVATVGTAASAASSPAADGRPVPGFGGPEADCPPRGTAIGFSDALNKVVVDGETVGGLSGLAYDARRHAYAAVVDRSGTRPARIWFLSDTARPTVVGSIVLRTSTGVGYDGGNFDGEGLAVLPDGRYVVSSETEPSIRIFDRAGTEQSALPVPGRFRVAPAGEATDNATLEGLSISPSGRFIYAAMEGTLAGDVSAAGEAQTRRILVYRRTATGSYELSRQLGYRVEPGQRISEIAAYGEDGLLVLEASFTAGVGNRNALWAVPDTGRSADVTAVPNLSALPARALAGKQLVADLTACPTLGATNPGTQINPLMDNYEALAIDPRGRLGRGLVTVSVLSDDNFGATQVTRLLRVAVRLP; translated from the coding sequence ATGACCCGTCTCCCGACCCGCTGGGTGATCCGAACCGCGGGACCAGCGGGAACCCGGCCCCGGCCCCAGCCCCAGCCCCACCCCCGACCGCGGCGGGCCCGCGCCGGGCTGGCCGCCGCAGTGCTGGCGGGCCTCACCGTCGCGACCGTGGGCACCGCCGCGAGCGCGGCGTCTTCGCCGGCGGCCGACGGACGTCCCGTGCCCGGTTTCGGCGGGCCGGAAGCCGACTGCCCTCCGCGCGGCACCGCGATCGGTTTCAGCGACGCCCTGAACAAGGTCGTCGTCGACGGTGAGACGGTCGGCGGCCTCTCCGGGCTCGCCTACGACGCACGCAGGCACGCGTACGCGGCGGTCGTGGATCGCTCCGGCACCCGACCCGCGCGGATCTGGTTCCTCTCCGACACCGCCCGGCCGACGGTGGTGGGCAGCATCGTGCTGCGGACGTCCACCGGCGTCGGGTACGACGGCGGCAACTTCGACGGCGAAGGCCTCGCGGTCCTGCCCGACGGGCGGTATGTCGTCAGCTCGGAGACGGAGCCCTCGATCAGGATCTTCGACCGGGCCGGGACCGAGCAGAGCGCCCTGCCGGTACCGGGTCGCTTCCGGGTGGCGCCCGCGGGTGAGGCGACCGACAACGCCACGCTCGAAGGCCTCTCCATCTCCCCGTCGGGGCGTTTCATCTACGCGGCGATGGAAGGCACCCTGGCCGGCGACGTCTCCGCGGCCGGTGAGGCCCAGACCCGGCGGATCCTCGTCTACCGGCGTACCGCCACCGGCTCGTACGAGCTGAGCCGACAGCTGGGCTACCGGGTCGAACCCGGGCAGCGGATCTCCGAGATCGCCGCCTACGGCGAAGACGGGCTGCTCGTTCTGGAGGCCTCGTTCACCGCCGGGGTGGGTAACCGCAACGCCCTGTGGGCGGTACCGGACACCGGGCGCAGCGCGGATGTCACCGCGGTACCCAACCTCTCGGCGCTCCCAGCACGTGCCCTCGCCGGCAAGCAGCTTGTCGCGGACCTCACCGCCTGCCCGACGCTGGGTGCGACCAACCCCGGAACCCAGATCAACCCGCTGATGGACAACTACGAGGCTCTCGCGATCGATCCCCGTGGGCGCCTCGGACGCGGGCTGGTGACCGTCAGCGTGCTCAGCGACGACAACTTCGGTGCCACCCAGGTGACCCGCCTGCTCCGGGTCGCGGTGCGGCTGCCCTGA
- a CDS encoding ATP-binding protein: protein MNRTDELAALEAWWRSTDPRPAVVWGRRRVGKTALLQRFAQGRRSVSHTGAGRAAAGELAQLSRQAAIALPGRIRDLAARPYLDWDDALDDLAAAAEQEPLLVVLDEFPEIVATSPELPGVLRAFLDRTAGRTRLRLLLCGSAVRHMTALQEQRAPLYGRFDLSLSLHPFRPHEAALMLPGLTPSDRALVYGLVGGVPLYLSWWDQDADLADNLLRLACRPGAPLLTEGQLVLATEVEHGEYPAAVLHAIAEGRTQYNEIKDHIRAEPARTLDRLVELRLVERQMPVTETARSRRRAYRIADNFLAFYLGLLSRYRAEIERGLGKAILPVLIESLDDHLGKPWEEAFREHLRRLAVTGALGSDIVAVGPYWNAGGQNEIDAVVLAGRDRHPILFGEAKWARSVDGRRIAGRLSEKARAVAAAAPSVTAVPAASGRPPDDWTADPADPAAGPGSSGIDGSATVRLALCARVEIRNAPPECLTVTAADIFD, encoded by the coding sequence GTGAACCGCACCGACGAACTCGCCGCTCTTGAGGCGTGGTGGCGCTCGACCGACCCTCGGCCGGCGGTGGTGTGGGGGCGGCGACGGGTCGGCAAGACCGCCCTGTTGCAGCGTTTCGCCCAGGGCCGTCGGTCGGTGTCCCATACCGGAGCCGGGCGGGCGGCAGCCGGGGAGCTGGCGCAACTGTCCCGCCAGGCGGCCATCGCACTACCGGGCCGAATCCGTGATCTCGCCGCGCGCCCCTACCTGGACTGGGACGACGCGCTCGACGACCTCGCCGCGGCGGCTGAGCAGGAGCCGCTCCTCGTCGTCCTGGACGAGTTCCCCGAGATAGTCGCCACCTCACCCGAACTGCCCGGCGTCCTGCGGGCCTTCCTCGACCGGACAGCCGGGCGGACCAGGCTACGGCTGCTGCTGTGTGGGTCGGCCGTGCGGCACATGACCGCGCTACAGGAGCAGCGGGCGCCCCTGTACGGCAGGTTCGACCTGTCACTGTCACTGCATCCGTTCCGTCCGCACGAGGCCGCACTCATGCTGCCCGGGCTGACACCCTCCGACCGTGCGCTCGTGTACGGGCTGGTCGGCGGGGTTCCGCTGTATCTGTCGTGGTGGGACCAGGACGCCGACCTCGCTGACAACCTGCTACGGCTCGCCTGCCGGCCCGGAGCGCCACTGCTCACCGAGGGGCAGCTGGTCCTCGCCACCGAGGTGGAGCACGGTGAATACCCGGCGGCCGTGCTCCACGCGATAGCTGAGGGCCGCACCCAGTACAACGAGATCAAAGACCACATTCGCGCTGAACCGGCCCGCACTCTGGATCGGCTCGTCGAGCTGCGGCTGGTCGAACGACAGATGCCGGTCACCGAAACAGCGCGCAGCCGGCGTCGGGCCTACCGAATCGCCGACAACTTCCTGGCCTTCTACCTCGGGCTGCTTTCTCGATACCGCGCGGAGATCGAGCGTGGACTGGGAAAAGCGATCCTGCCCGTACTGATCGAGAGTCTGGACGATCATCTCGGCAAACCGTGGGAGGAAGCGTTTCGCGAACACCTGCGCCGACTCGCGGTCACCGGCGCACTGGGCAGTGACATCGTCGCGGTAGGGCCCTACTGGAACGCTGGCGGGCAGAACGAGATCGATGCGGTCGTGCTCGCGGGCAGAGACCGACACCCGATCCTGTTCGGCGAGGCGAAGTGGGCTCGCTCTGTCGACGGCCGGCGGATCGCCGGCCGACTTTCGGAGAAGGCTCGTGCCGTCGCAGCAGCCGCTCCATCCGTGACAGCCGTTCCAGCGGCCTCGGGTCGCCCGCCAGACGACTGGACTGCCGACCCGGCCGACCCGGCCGCCGGCCCTGGCAGCAGCGGGATCGACGGCTCCGCCACGGTGCGCCTCGCTCTGTGCGCTCGCGTGGAGATCCGCAACGCACCACCGGAATGTCTCACCGTCACTGCCGCCGACATCTTCGACTAG
- a CDS encoding SSI family serine proteinase inhibitor, whose protein sequence is MSRSIFRKVIVALAIATAAVGFAPAAAQASPGVPRGAFILTVSEGTTPYLGEPVLLTCPPIPLATHPDPAGACAAIAAAGGDFNQLPVDPAVLCPAIYAPVTATADGRWGGRKVHWTKTFENSCLLYVETHPVF, encoded by the coding sequence ATGTCGAGATCCATTTTCCGGAAAGTGATCGTAGCCCTGGCGATCGCGACCGCGGCCGTCGGCTTCGCGCCGGCCGCGGCGCAGGCGTCACCCGGCGTCCCGCGGGGCGCGTTCATCCTCACCGTCTCCGAAGGAACCACCCCCTATCTGGGCGAACCCGTTCTGCTGACCTGTCCGCCGATTCCCCTGGCAACCCATCCGGACCCGGCGGGGGCGTGCGCGGCCATCGCCGCCGCGGGCGGCGACTTCAACCAGCTCCCCGTGGACCCCGCGGTGCTCTGCCCGGCCATCTACGCCCCGGTGACGGCGACGGCCGACGGCCGGTGGGGAGGCAGGAAGGTCCACTGGACGAAGACCTTCGAGAACAGCTGCCTGCTGTACGTGGAGACCCACCCGGTCTTCTGA
- a CDS encoding TIGR03620 family F420-dependent LLM class oxidoreductase gives MTGTLPTGIGLWAGFLDQLPAAEAIAAVRDLEKAGITTIWLQEYSSLDPFVRAALYLQATERLTVALGVATIHARDPRAMVGAAATLHEAFPGRFALGLGTSHRHLAEARGSTYAKPLTALRDYLAAMDTAAGHRNPLPPRFLGALGPKMIELAGTATDGLHTYFCPVAHTAAARAAVGAGPWIAPSQMVALGATETTDELRRYLGLCLGMPNYRANLARYGFTDADFATASDALVDALAVPDEPAALRARLDDQRAAGADHVVLQLVPPPPAARVLDRVAEGLGTAAPSNT, from the coding sequence ATGACCGGCACTCTGCCGACCGGAATCGGCCTGTGGGCAGGCTTCCTCGACCAGCTGCCGGCCGCCGAGGCAATCGCCGCCGTGCGCGACCTGGAAAAGGCCGGCATCACGACGATCTGGCTGCAGGAATACAGCAGCCTGGACCCGTTCGTCCGAGCCGCGCTCTACCTGCAGGCCACCGAACGGCTCACCGTCGCGCTCGGAGTGGCGACGATCCACGCCCGGGACCCGCGCGCGATGGTCGGTGCGGCGGCGACGCTGCACGAGGCGTTCCCGGGGCGGTTCGCGCTCGGTCTCGGCACCAGCCATCGTCATCTCGCCGAAGCTCGCGGCTCCACCTACGCCAAGCCCCTGACCGCCCTGCGCGACTACCTCGCAGCGATGGACACGGCCGCTGGGCACCGGAATCCTCTGCCGCCACGGTTCCTCGGCGCACTCGGCCCGAAGATGATCGAGCTCGCCGGGACCGCCACCGATGGTCTGCACACCTACTTCTGCCCCGTCGCCCACACCGCCGCCGCGCGCGCCGCCGTCGGCGCCGGCCCGTGGATCGCGCCCTCGCAGATGGTCGCGCTCGGCGCCACCGAGACGACCGACGAGCTACGCCGTTACCTCGGGCTGTGCCTCGGGATGCCCAACTATCGCGCGAACCTCGCGCGATACGGCTTCACGGACGCCGATTTCGCGACGGCCAGCGACGCCCTTGTCGACGCCCTCGCCGTCCCCGACGAGCCGGCCGCGCTGCGCGCACGCCTCGACGACCAGCGCGCCGCCGGCGCCGATCACGTCGTCCTCCAGCTCGTGCCGCCGCCTCCGGCCGCCCGGGTCCTCGACCGGGTCGCCGAGGGCCTTGGAACGGCAGCCCCCTCGAACACCTGA
- a CDS encoding helix-turn-helix domain-containing protein, with protein sequence MSSASASHLGAFLKARRAQLDPRECGLPGTDSTRRVAGLRREEVAQLAAISVDYYTRLEQGRVRASASVLATLVRALRLDGDQESYLYELAGRSDALPHRRRPAQRVRPAMRRLLDQLTQTPALVLGRRLDVLDWNPAAAALYLDFSALSPARRNYVNLLFTNPVIREMHQDWKHDAREAVAALRTEAAADPDDPELARLVGELSVQDLDFRTWWAEHRVSNASYGTKRYRHRLVGDLTLDCDTWASPDGSGQRLMVLTAEAGSPSHDALRILTSWNAEQPGPERAEDLRR encoded by the coding sequence ATGAGCTCGGCATCGGCCTCCCACCTCGGCGCCTTCCTGAAAGCCCGCCGGGCCCAGCTGGATCCGCGGGAATGCGGCCTGCCCGGGACGGACTCCACCCGCCGGGTCGCGGGGCTGCGCCGCGAGGAGGTGGCTCAGCTCGCCGCGATCAGCGTTGACTACTACACCCGGCTCGAACAGGGGCGCGTCCGGGCCTCCGCCTCCGTGCTCGCCACCCTCGTCCGCGCCCTGCGCCTCGACGGCGACCAGGAGAGCTATCTGTACGAGCTCGCGGGCAGGAGCGACGCCCTGCCGCATCGGCGCCGGCCGGCCCAGCGGGTACGGCCTGCCATGCGCCGCCTGCTGGACCAGCTCACCCAGACGCCCGCGCTGGTCCTCGGCAGACGCCTGGACGTCCTCGACTGGAATCCGGCGGCAGCCGCTCTCTACCTCGACTTCTCAGCGCTCTCACCGGCTCGCCGCAACTATGTGAACCTGCTGTTCACCAACCCGGTGATCCGCGAAATGCACCAGGACTGGAAACACGACGCCCGCGAAGCGGTCGCCGCGCTGCGCACGGAGGCCGCCGCGGATCCCGACGACCCGGAGCTCGCCCGCCTCGTCGGGGAACTGTCCGTCCAGGACCTCGATTTCCGCACCTGGTGGGCCGAGCACCGCGTCAGTAACGCCAGCTACGGGACGAAGCGTTACCGGCACCGCCTCGTGGGCGACCTCACCCTCGACTGCGACACCTGGGCCAGCCCCGACGGCTCCGGACAACGCCTGATGGTCCTCACCGCCGAAGCCGGCAGCCCGTCCCACGACGCCCTGCGCATTCTCACCTCCTGGAACGCGGAGCAGCCCGGCCCCGAACGAGCAGAGGACCTGAGGCGATGA